One genomic window of Pseudopipra pipra isolate bDixPip1 chromosome 17, bDixPip1.hap1, whole genome shotgun sequence includes the following:
- the TFAP2C gene encoding transcription factor AP-2 gamma gives MLWKLADNVKYEEDCEDRHDGSSNGNPRLPHLSAVSQHLYSPAPPLSHSGASDFQPPYFPPPYQPLPYSQSSDPYSHLGDPFSINPLHQPPPPPPSQQQSAWPNRQSQDPAGLAPHGRPGLVPHLSALESGSAGSRRETYRRSELLLPHGHGLDASALADNLGLHDMAHQMEEVQNVEDQHLLMHDQTVIRKGPISLTKNSALSLPCQKDGLIGVVINPNEVFCSVPGRLSLLSSTSKYKVTVAEVQRRLSPPECLNASLLGGVLRRAKSKNGGRSLREKLDKIGLNLPAGRRKAANVTLLTSLVEGEAVHLARDFGYVCETEFPSKAVAEYLTRPHMGRNEMANRKNMLLAAKQICKEFTDLLTQDRTPLGNTRPSPILDPGIQGCLTHFSLITHGFGSAAICAAMTSVQNYLNEALKIADKSYMNAGDQSPAETNKTMDKMDKHRK, from the exons ATGTTGTGGAAACTAGCAGATAATGTCAAGTACGAAGAGGACTGCGAG GACCGGCACGATGGGAGCAGCAACGGGAACCCGCGGCTCCCGCACCTCTCCGCCGTCAGCCAGCACCTGtacagcccggccccgccgctctcCCACTCGGGCGCCTCCGACTTCCAGCCCCCCTACTTTCCCCCTCCATACCAGCCGCTGCCTTACTCCCAGTCGAGCGACCCCTACTCGCACCTCGGGGACCCCTTCTCCATCAACCCCCTGCaccagccgccgccgccgccccccagccagcagcagagcGCTTGGCCGAACCGGCAGAGCCAGGACCCGGCCGGGCTCGCCCCGCACGGCCGCCCCGGGCTCGTCCCGCACCTCTCGGCGCTGGAGAGCGGCTCCGCCGGCAGCCGCCGGGAGACCTACCGGCGCTccgagctgctcctgccccacgGACACGGGCTGGACGCCTCGGCTCTGGCCGATAACCTGGGCCTGCACGACATGGCTCACCAGATGGAGGAGGTGCAG AATGTGGAAGATCAACACTTACTAATGCATGACCAGACAGTCATTAGAAAAG GTCCCATTTCCCTAACGAAAAACAGTGCTCTGAGCCTCCCCTGCCAAAAGGATGGATTAATTGGGGTGGTCATAAACCCCAACGAAGTGTTTTGTTCCGTTCCGGGGAGACTTTCCCTCCTGAGCTCCACGTCGAAATACAAAGTGACAGTAGCAGAGGTGCAGAGGCGGCTCTCGCCCCCGGAGTGTCTCAATGCCTCTTTGCTAGGAGGAGTCCTCAGAAG AGCCAAATCTAAAAATGGTGGTAGATCATTAAGGGAAAAACTGGATAAAATTGGCTTGAATCTTCCTGCTGGCAGAAGGAAAGCTGCAAATGTGACACTATTGACATCTCTGGTGGAAG GTGAAGCTGTACATCTTGCTCGTGACTTTGGTTACGTTTGTGAGACAGAGTTCCCTTCCAAAGCAGTGGCTGAATATTTAACCAGACCACACATGGGCCGCAATGAAATGGCAAACAGAAAGAATATGCTTCTTGCTGCAAA GCAGATCTGTAAGGAATTCACAGACCTCCTCACTCAGGACAGGACTCCTCTTGGAAACACAAGACCCAGTCCCATCTTGGACCCTGGCATCCAGGGCTGTTTGACTCATTTTAGCCTGATCACACATGGCTTTGGGAGTGCTGCCATCTGTGCTGCCATGACATCCGTCCAGAACTACCTAAATGAAGCATTAAAAATAGCAGACAAATCATACATGAACGCTGGCGACCAGAGCCCTGcagaaaccaacaaaaccatGGATAAAATGGATAAGCACAGGAAGTGA